The following proteins are co-located in the Verrucomicrobiota bacterium genome:
- a CDS encoding PEP-CTERM sorting domain-containing protein, protein MKTSIGTNSSVAFAASLLMVNSALAGPYSDFSGGTEGAPDNPIPRSDISIFEDSIVDYSPAPGVGSGFQNPSGGSASLGDLYSPVSRPTGLPLGFDRLYRPEVGSEPSSFHAGSGVTDNFSGDVNSSTDSYGFIGIDGPGSITVGFANPIFNGAGADFAVFENGFGFGGGFFAELAHVEISTNGSDFLRFPSISLNTEAVSTLGTFQLYDMTNVYNLAGKHGTNLGTPFDLNELVSAPEVINGDVDLNEINFIRLVDVVGSGELLDEGSPIAGLDLDSLGNPILDNWVTFDSSGFDYLGLPTGSVGAINVVPEPTAFALILGLSSLPFCLRRRRKRR, encoded by the coding sequence ATGAAAACAAGCATTGGCACAAACAGCTCCGTCGCATTTGCCGCGTCATTGTTGATGGTAAATTCTGCCTTGGCAGGCCCCTACTCTGACTTCTCGGGAGGCACTGAGGGTGCGCCAGACAACCCGATTCCGCGGTCAGATATCTCCATCTTCGAAGATTCAATTGTAGATTATTCCCCTGCGCCCGGCGTCGGGTCTGGTTTTCAAAACCCTTCAGGTGGCTCTGCGTCGCTAGGTGATCTCTACAGCCCAGTAAGTCGACCGACCGGACTTCCTTTAGGCTTTGATCGTCTCTACCGGCCCGAGGTCGGTTCGGAGCCAAGCTCCTTTCATGCAGGGAGTGGTGTTACCGACAATTTTTCTGGAGATGTAAATAGTTCTACAGACTCCTACGGATTCATTGGAATCGACGGACCCGGTTCCATCACTGTCGGCTTCGCCAATCCGATCTTCAACGGCGCCGGTGCGGATTTCGCCGTGTTTGAAAATGGCTTTGGCTTTGGAGGCGGGTTTTTTGCAGAACTAGCACATGTTGAAATATCCACCAATGGATCTGACTTCTTACGCTTTCCTTCAATCTCGCTCAACACGGAGGCTGTGAGCACACTTGGCACGTTTCAACTTTACGACATGACGAACGTCTACAACTTAGCCGGTAAGCACGGAACCAACCTAGGAACGCCTTTTGATTTGAACGAACTGGTCTCGGCACCCGAGGTGATCAACGGCGACGTCGATTTGAATGAGATCAACTTCATTCGGCTCGTCGATGTGGTTGGAAGCGGCGAATTGCTGGACGAAGGTAGCCCCATCGCGGGTCTTGATTTGGATTCTTTAGGTAATCCCATTTTGGACAACTGGGTAACCTTCGACTCGAGTGGATTCGACTACCTTGGTCTGCCAACTGGCTCTGTTGGTGCGATCAACGTCGTACCTGAACCAACCGCATTTGCTCTGATCCTAGGCCTCAGTTCGCTTCCGTTCTGCCTGCGCCGCCGTCGTAAACGTCGATGA
- a CDS encoding PEP-CTERM sorting domain-containing protein (PEP-CTERM proteins occur, often in large numbers, in the proteomes of bacteria that also encode an exosortase, a predicted intramembrane cysteine proteinase. The presence of a PEP-CTERM domain at a protein's C-terminus predicts cleavage within the sorting domain, followed by covalent anchoring to some some component of the (usually Gram-negative) cell surface. Many PEP-CTERM proteins exhibit an unusual sequence composition that includes large numbers of potential glycosylation sites. Expression of one such protein has been shown restore the ability of a bacterium to form floc, a type of biofilm.) produces MIHLKTVKRPVLACSLLTLTVNLHAVYNVSTIPISPEGQFTANNGTIHYWTASGGYSTYDTASGTTNPIGLPPGGTLSNGFGDAFGVYDSSNNLFYAASLYGFSDSDVYTYNGSGGSWQTPGPEGVTMINAYGGQVSSGQLYVSGLAEPWNGTTGQSNFVFAFDHLAIPGGDPARHDTLIETAGNSAHLAIAPNGDFYYGTFTTNTLYRWTASQVASVVNDLYADEEDTFLTLGDAAETWALPGGGNGLAVDAGGNVFFAVNDFSGTNDLHTLGWLDTETGTYETIVSSNNFTEFYGAISVDGDFSQGDPLYFTPSPGGDILEVTIVPEPAIYALLFSGFALLFACRRSGRLD; encoded by the coding sequence ATGATCCATCTAAAAACAGTAAAGAGGCCAGTCCTAGCATGCTCGTTATTGACACTCACGGTCAACTTGCACGCTGTCTACAACGTTTCGACGATTCCCATATCACCCGAAGGGCAGTTTACCGCAAATAACGGCACTATCCATTACTGGACAGCATCAGGAGGTTATTCGACCTACGATACCGCTTCCGGTACTACCAACCCTATAGGTCTTCCGCCCGGGGGAACCCTCTCGAATGGCTTTGGAGACGCCTTTGGAGTTTACGACTCTTCGAATAATCTATTCTACGCAGCCTCGCTTTACGGCTTTTCAGACAGCGATGTCTACACCTACAACGGCAGCGGCGGCTCATGGCAGACTCCCGGACCTGAAGGTGTGACGATGATCAACGCTTACGGAGGACAAGTCTCTAGTGGCCAATTGTATGTTTCCGGCCTAGCCGAGCCCTGGAATGGTACCACAGGTCAATCTAATTTTGTCTTTGCCTTCGACCACCTTGCAATTCCCGGTGGAGATCCGGCTCGCCATGATACATTGATTGAAACGGCCGGGAACTCCGCCCATCTGGCAATTGCCCCGAATGGCGATTTTTATTATGGGACATTTACGACCAACACCCTTTATCGCTGGACCGCCTCGCAGGTCGCTAGCGTGGTCAACGACCTCTACGCCGACGAGGAGGACACTTTCCTCACTCTCGGTGATGCGGCCGAAACTTGGGCCCTCCCAGGAGGTGGCAACGGATTGGCCGTAGACGCGGGAGGGAATGTCTTCTTCGCGGTAAACGATTTCTCGGGGACCAATGACCTACACACTCTCGGTTGGCTGGACACCGAAACCGGAACCTACGAAACGATTGTTTCGTCGAATAACTTCACAGAATTTTACGGAGCTATTTCGGTGGACGGCGACTTTAGCCAGGGAGATCCCCTTTATTTTACACCTTCTCCCGGCGGAGATATTCTCGAAGTGACCATCGTCCCTGAGCCTGCGATCTACGCTTTGCTGTTTTCCGGATTCGCATTGCTTTTCGCGTGTAGAAGGAGCGGGAGACTGGATTGA
- a CDS encoding transcriptional repressor — MQQRNTKQRAVIESIIETTARPLTRAEIWEEAKKPLPSVGFATVSRAVNDFLAEGRLIALRYPGQPTRYEKLTNKEHPHLLSHKDGKIYDLDLPMPEVKIPKIPGVTITGYEVLFFGEPLEDDDTGGPEL; from the coding sequence ATGCAACAGCGAAATACGAAACAACGAGCTGTAATCGAATCTATAATCGAAACTACTGCCCGGCCTCTTACTCGAGCTGAGATCTGGGAGGAGGCCAAGAAACCGTTGCCGTCGGTTGGTTTCGCAACGGTCAGTCGAGCGGTGAATGACTTTCTTGCGGAAGGACGATTGATCGCTCTCCGCTATCCGGGTCAGCCGACACGGTATGAAAAGCTAACCAACAAAGAGCATCCTCATCTCCTTTCACACAAGGACGGGAAAATCTATGATTTGGACCTACCCATGCCGGAGGTGAAGATTCCTAAGATTCCTGGTGTGACTATTACCGGCTACGAAGTGCTGTTTTTTGGGGAACCGCTGGAAGACGATGATACGGGCGGCCCGGAATTATAG
- the purH gene encoding bifunctional phosphoribosylaminoimidazolecarboxamide formyltransferase/IMP cyclohydrolase, producing the protein MGRNALISVSDKAGLAPFVRSLVDEFDYRIYSTGGTARLLREEGIEVTDVSDLTGFPEIMEGRVKTLHPKIHGGLLCRRDKEEHLAQAEAQGIEMIDLVVVNLYPFEKTVARNDVAEEEAIENIDIGGPSMLRSAAKNFSSVTVLTEAGDYDSFLESLRIHGAEGSLPLRRSFAKKVFQRTSAYDKAIGEYLAKTEAEIPDLDALSGFPQVFQIESRLDEKLRYGENPHQQASLYGDFSESFEQLQGKALSFNNIIDISAAAFLIGEFEKPTVGILKHTNPCGVASEMDLLEAWEKAFATDRQAPFGGIIVSNRTITGDLAEKIGSIFCEVIIAPDFSPEALAHFEKKKNLRLIVAKAGLRADSLMDVRSVAGGFLVQDRDQKKLLPQNCEVVTERQPTEEEWAAMFFGWKVVKHVKSNAIVYAGAEHTLGIGAGQMSRVDSSRIAVWKAGEAGLSLKGSAIASDAFFPFADGLAAAADAGATAAIQPGGSVRDEEVIAEANKRGMAMVFTGVRHFRH; encoded by the coding sequence ATGGGACGAAATGCGTTGATCTCGGTATCCGACAAAGCTGGCTTAGCACCTTTTGTGCGGTCTCTTGTAGACGAATTTGACTACCGGATTTATTCGACGGGTGGCACCGCCCGATTGTTGCGGGAGGAAGGAATCGAGGTGACCGATGTCAGCGACCTAACTGGCTTTCCCGAGATTATGGAAGGCCGTGTAAAGACTTTGCATCCAAAGATTCACGGCGGCTTGTTGTGTCGCCGCGACAAGGAGGAGCATTTGGCCCAGGCCGAGGCGCAGGGAATCGAGATGATCGATTTGGTCGTCGTAAACCTTTACCCGTTTGAAAAAACGGTCGCCAGAAACGATGTTGCGGAAGAAGAGGCGATTGAAAATATCGACATCGGCGGTCCATCGATGCTGAGAAGCGCAGCCAAGAATTTTTCTTCGGTAACGGTCCTTACCGAGGCCGGAGACTACGATTCTTTCCTCGAGTCTCTTCGTATTCACGGTGCCGAGGGCTCCTTGCCGCTCCGCAGGTCTTTTGCGAAAAAGGTTTTCCAGCGAACCTCCGCTTACGACAAAGCTATCGGCGAGTATCTGGCGAAAACAGAGGCGGAGATCCCTGATCTCGACGCGCTTTCCGGTTTTCCCCAGGTCTTCCAGATCGAATCGCGTCTCGATGAAAAGCTGCGGTACGGGGAGAATCCCCATCAACAGGCGAGCCTCTACGGTGATTTCTCCGAGTCTTTTGAGCAACTCCAAGGAAAGGCGCTTTCGTTCAATAACATCATCGATATCTCGGCAGCTGCCTTTTTGATCGGCGAATTTGAGAAACCGACCGTTGGAATATTGAAGCATACGAATCCTTGTGGAGTCGCTTCTGAGATGGATCTTCTTGAGGCTTGGGAGAAGGCATTTGCAACCGACCGGCAGGCTCCGTTTGGAGGGATTATTGTCTCGAACCGAACGATCACTGGGGATCTAGCGGAAAAGATTGGATCGATTTTTTGCGAGGTGATTATCGCGCCGGATTTTTCACCTGAAGCCTTGGCGCACTTTGAAAAGAAGAAGAACCTCAGATTGATTGTCGCGAAGGCGGGTTTACGGGCGGATTCGCTTATGGACGTTCGTAGTGTGGCTGGGGGATTCCTTGTCCAGGACCGCGACCAGAAGAAACTGCTCCCGCAGAACTGCGAGGTGGTGACTGAACGTCAACCGACTGAGGAGGAGTGGGCAGCCATGTTCTTTGGGTGGAAGGTCGTAAAGCACGTGAAGTCCAATGCGATCGTCTACGCGGGCGCCGAGCACACCCTCGGGATCGGCGCCGGCCAAATGTCACGAGTGGACAGCTCCAGAATTGCCGTCTGGAAGGCCGGGGAGGCGGGATTGAGTCTGAAAGGGTCGGCAATTGCCTCTGACGCCTTCTTTCCTTTTGCAGACGGTTTAGCGGCTGCGGCCGACGCTGGAGCAACGGCCGCCATTCAGCCAGGTGGGTCGGTCCGGGATGAAGAGGTGATTGCCGAGGCGAATAAACGTGGGATGGCGATGGTCTTCACCGGAGTGAGACACTTCCGGCACTAG